From one Phorcysia thermohydrogeniphila genomic stretch:
- a CDS encoding 4Fe-4S dicluster domain-containing protein, with protein sequence MSGKKRKLMKVYPIEENCISCRYCEVACTMVHSESQDPVKAYKLEGLKPRPTVEVKGAVSLSVMCRHCKHPFCFDACISGAITVDKNGKVNLDEDKCVGCWNCVLVCPFGAAHPFVERKHSFKCDLCEERGFPACVEACPNRALIYDFER encoded by the coding sequence ATGTCTGGAAAGAAGAGAAAGTTAATGAAGGTATACCCAATAGAGGAAAACTGTATCTCCTGTCGCTACTGCGAAGTAGCCTGCACAATGGTTCACAGCGAGTCTCAGGACCCCGTAAAGGCCTACAAGCTTGAGGGTCTAAAGCCAAGACCTACTGTAGAGGTAAAAGGAGCTGTTTCACTCTCTGTAATGTGCCGCCACTGTAAGCACCCGTTCTGTTTTGACGCCTGCATCTCTGGCGCCATAACGGTTGACAAAAACGGCAAAGTGAACTTGGATGAGGATAAGTGCGTGGGGTGCTGGAACTGCGTTCTTGTATGTCCCTTCGGCGCTGCTCACCCGTTCGTTGAAAGGAAGCATTCTTTCAAGTGCGACCTCTGTGAAGAAAGAGGATTTCCTGCCTGCGTTGAGGCTTGTCCCAATAGAGCTCTCATTTACGACTTTGAAAGGTAA
- a CDS encoding glutamate synthase-related protein → MLFKKPQVAFYPFMVLRDDYKCVRCKSCVDQCSFNATYYDEDLDAIMNHHENCVNCKRCEAFCPTDAIKVVKNPSTFHPDANWTAEAIRDIHTQMLTGAVILTSTGNDKPIRNYFDHLLLDACQVTNPPIDPLREPMELKTFIGRKRDDIQFDEDGINIKTKIGKQLELEIPVIFSAMSYGSINLNLQKAMARAAKEFGTLWNTGEGGLHKSLKEYKDCTIVQVASGRFGVDLDYLETSAAIEIKIGQGAKPGIGGHLPGEKVNEGIAETRMIPVGSDAISPAPHHDIYSIEDLRQLIYALKEATNYEKPVFVKIAAVHNVAAIACGIAHAGADAIAIDGVRGGTGATPKSLRDHVGIPIELAIAAVDDRLRKEGLRNEVSLIAAGGFRSAVDVLKAIALGADAVYIGTVAKIAAGCTQCQQCHTGRCAWGITTNDPKLAKRLNPDIVAENLYNLLRAWAHDIKELLGAMGINAIESIKGNRLRLRSWGLTEQENKILGVLPAGM, encoded by the coding sequence ATGCTCTTTAAAAAGCCACAGGTTGCTTTTTACCCTTTCATGGTCTTAAGAGACGACTACAAGTGCGTGCGCTGTAAGTCCTGCGTTGACCAGTGCTCATTTAACGCCACCTACTACGACGAAGACCTTGACGCGATAATGAACCACCACGAAAACTGTGTAAACTGCAAAAGGTGTGAGGCCTTCTGCCCTACAGACGCAATCAAGGTGGTAAAAAATCCCTCTACCTTCCACCCAGATGCCAACTGGACGGCGGAGGCAATAAGGGACATTCACACACAGATGCTCACCGGAGCTGTAATCCTCACATCCACAGGAAACGACAAGCCAATAAGGAACTACTTTGACCACCTCCTCCTTGACGCCTGTCAGGTTACAAACCCTCCGATTGACCCACTAAGGGAACCTATGGAGTTAAAGACCTTTATCGGCAGGAAGAGGGACGACATCCAGTTTGACGAGGATGGTATTAACATAAAGACGAAGATTGGGAAACAGCTTGAACTTGAGATTCCCGTTATCTTCTCTGCAATGTCCTACGGTTCTATCAACCTCAACCTTCAAAAAGCTATGGCAAGGGCCGCCAAGGAGTTTGGAACTCTCTGGAATACAGGAGAGGGTGGCCTCCACAAGTCCTTAAAGGAGTATAAAGACTGCACAATTGTTCAGGTAGCCTCCGGAAGGTTCGGCGTTGACCTTGATTACCTTGAAACGTCTGCCGCAATTGAAATAAAGATTGGACAGGGTGCAAAGCCGGGAATTGGTGGACATCTCCCCGGTGAGAAGGTAAACGAAGGAATTGCCGAAACCCGTATGATTCCCGTCGGTTCTGACGCCATTTCACCTGCTCCACACCACGACATCTACTCAATTGAGGACCTAAGACAGCTCATCTACGCCCTCAAAGAGGCTACAAACTACGAAAAGCCCGTCTTTGTAAAGATTGCCGCAGTTCACAACGTTGCAGCAATTGCTTGCGGTATCGCCCACGCAGGCGCAGACGCCATTGCAATTGACGGTGTAAGGGGTGGAACTGGAGCTACTCCTAAATCCTTAAGGGACCACGTTGGAATCCCAATAGAACTTGCAATAGCAGCCGTTGACGACAGGCTCAGGAAAGAAGGTTTAAGGAACGAAGTTTCTCTCATAGCGGCCGGAGGTTTTAGAAGCGCCGTTGACGTCCTGAAGGCGATAGCTCTTGGAGCTGACGCTGTTTACATTGGAACGGTTGCAAAGATTGCCGCCGGATGTACCCAGTGTCAGCAGTGCCACACCGGAAGGTGCGCTTGGGGTATAACCACTAACGACCCGAAACTTGCCAAAAGGCTTAACCCCGATATCGTTGCAGAAAACCTCTACAACCTCCTTAGAGCTTGGGCACACGATATTAAGGAGCTCCTCGGAGCAATGGGTATAAACGCCATAGAGAGCATTAAGGGCAACAGGCTAAGGCTTAGGAGCTGGGGACTTACAGAACAGGAAAACAAAATCCTCGGCGTTCTACCTGCCGGAATGTAG
- a CDS encoding TetR/AcrR family transcriptional regulator — MKERILEAAEKVFSEKGFYEAKITKIAEEAGVSVGTIYRFYRSKEELYSEVIRKKLKEMEREVEEAVEGKSPLEALEAYVNTVVDFFSRERDFFEIFMRELGSSFIIDTERFNLSDWYKDYVRKFSGIIERGIAEGTFKELDPEGVFLLISGALANIDYFRLKGFLSIEPEEVKKLVLEVVLSGLLDNER, encoded by the coding sequence TTGAAAGAGAGAATTCTTGAAGCTGCCGAAAAAGTTTTCTCGGAGAAAGGTTTTTATGAAGCGAAGATAACAAAGATAGCAGAGGAAGCTGGCGTCTCTGTGGGAACTATTTATAGGTTTTATAGGAGTAAGGAAGAACTTTATAGCGAGGTTATTAGGAAGAAGCTTAAGGAGATGGAAAGGGAGGTTGAGGAAGCTGTTGAAGGGAAATCGCCCTTGGAAGCTCTTGAAGCTTACGTTAACACGGTTGTTGATTTCTTTTCAAGGGAGAGAGATTTCTTTGAGATATTTATGAGGGAGCTGGGGAGCTCCTTCATTATAGACACAGAGAGGTTTAACCTTTCGGACTGGTACAAGGACTACGTCCGTAAGTTTTCTGGTATTATAGAGAGAGGAATTGCGGAAGGAACTTTTAAGGAGCTGGACCCAGAAGGAGTTTTCCTCCTTATTTCTGGAGCTCTGGCAAACATTGATTACTTCCGGCTCAAAGGGTTCCTCTCTATAGAGCCTGAGGAGGTTAAAAAGCTTGTTCTTGAAGTCGTTCTTTCTGGGCTTCTTGACAATGAGCGTTAG
- the dnaX gene encoding DNA polymerase III subunit gamma/tau — protein MAYVAIPRKYRPTKFSEVTGQEFITETLRNAIKTGRVSHAYIFAGPRGVGKTTTARIVAKALNCENPFEGEPCNECPNCIEIAKGAFPDVIEVDAATNRGIDQIRELRESVHYAPAKGKKKVYIIDEFHMLTKEAFNALLKTLEEPPEHVVFILATTEIDKIPPTILSRCQKFIFRKIPKELMVETLKDICTKENVEFEEEALHLIAIASEGCMRDAESLLDQAIALGGGKVRAKEVSEFLGVLTVRDILDLLKLAFSGDKQALRERLKKLEASGYNPLFVLRQLLEVVEREFLQGGEFTEEEMVAAFRILSNAHREVAFHPYPYMALFFHLYKLSYFKELKRIEEILQGNVSVTLGAPPPEKKTELNTSFVDRYIKEVRDLGEVVEVVPRNSVAYRVLSDRLSELEKKFGKRVKLIEVKAEQKRKELKLSPESNEKINKIANMFGAKIISLEPLEGR, from the coding sequence ATGGCGTACGTAGCAATACCGAGAAAGTACAGGCCGACGAAATTTTCAGAGGTTACCGGTCAGGAGTTCATAACAGAAACTCTCAGGAACGCTATAAAAACGGGAAGGGTATCCCACGCCTACATCTTTGCCGGTCCAAGGGGAGTAGGTAAAACGACAACTGCAAGGATTGTGGCAAAGGCCTTAAACTGTGAAAACCCTTTTGAGGGAGAACCCTGTAACGAGTGTCCAAACTGTATTGAAATAGCCAAGGGAGCTTTCCCGGACGTTATAGAAGTGGACGCTGCAACAAACAGGGGTATAGACCAGATAAGGGAGCTCCGCGAGTCCGTCCACTATGCCCCTGCTAAAGGGAAGAAGAAGGTCTACATCATAGACGAATTCCACATGCTTACAAAGGAGGCCTTTAACGCCCTCCTTAAGACCCTTGAAGAGCCTCCTGAGCACGTTGTCTTCATCCTCGCTACAACGGAGATTGACAAGATTCCTCCGACAATACTCTCAAGGTGCCAGAAGTTCATCTTCCGAAAGATTCCAAAAGAGTTAATGGTTGAAACTTTAAAAGACATCTGCACGAAGGAGAATGTAGAGTTTGAGGAGGAAGCCCTTCACCTGATTGCTATTGCCTCTGAAGGGTGTATGAGGGACGCAGAAAGCCTCCTTGACCAAGCGATAGCCCTTGGAGGAGGAAAAGTTAGGGCTAAGGAGGTTTCTGAGTTCCTTGGCGTTTTAACTGTAAGGGACATCCTTGACCTCCTTAAACTTGCCTTCTCCGGAGATAAGCAGGCCTTAAGGGAGAGGTTAAAGAAACTTGAGGCCAGCGGTTACAATCCCCTCTTCGTCCTTAGACAGCTCCTTGAAGTTGTTGAGAGGGAGTTTTTACAGGGTGGAGAGTTTACAGAAGAGGAAATGGTAGCGGCCTTTAGGATTCTCTCCAACGCCCACAGGGAGGTTGCCTTTCATCCCTATCCTTACATGGCGCTCTTTTTCCACCTGTATAAGCTCTCCTACTTTAAGGAGCTAAAGAGGATAGAGGAGATTCTTCAGGGAAACGTTAGCGTTACGCTTGGAGCTCCGCCGCCAGAAAAAAAAACTGAACTGAATACTTCATTTGTTGATAGGTATATCAAGGAAGTTCGCGATTTAGGGGAAGTGGTAGAGGTTGTTCCAAGGAACTCGGTAGCCTATAGGGTCTTATCCGATAGACTGAGCGAGCTTGAGAAGAAATTTGGAAAGAGGGTAAAGCTCATTGAGGTAAAGGCTGAACAGAAAAGGAAGGAGTTGAAGCTTTCTCCTGAATCTAACGAGAAGATAAACAAGATAGCTAACATGTTTGGAGCGAAAATAATTTCCTTAGAGCCTTTAGAGGGGAGATGA
- a CDS encoding aminotransferase class I/II-fold pyridoxal phosphate-dependent enzyme, translated as MDWIREELESLRERHLFRVLRTLSTPQGKEVVINGKRLINFSSNDYLALAKNYSPECLREWGAGSGASRLVCGNFAVHEELEEKLAKLKKTESSLLFSSGYMANVGVISTLVKEGDLILSDELNHASIIDGCRLSKATVKVYPHKDLETLEFILSKERKNYRRCLIVTDSVFSMDGDIAPLEGLFRLKNEYEAVLLIDDAHATGVVGWSSLELFNLTPDESTVIIGTLGKALGTFGAFVCGTKLLKDYLINRCRTFIFTTALPPAIACQTLKNLKLVPERMRALREKIDFFRKLTGIDSQSAIFPFITGSEERALKLSEYLLREGYLVPAIRPPTVKESRLRITINYEHTEEELKRLWELVSSFSEKP; from the coding sequence TTGGATTGGATTAGGGAAGAGCTTGAAAGCCTTAGAGAAAGACACCTCTTCCGCGTCCTAAGAACCCTTTCCACACCTCAAGGAAAGGAAGTAGTTATAAACGGCAAGAGGCTCATTAACTTCTCCTCAAACGATTACTTGGCCCTTGCAAAAAACTATAGCCCTGAGTGTTTAAGGGAGTGGGGAGCTGGTTCAGGTGCCTCAAGGCTCGTCTGTGGCAACTTTGCCGTTCACGAGGAACTTGAAGAAAAACTTGCCAAGCTGAAAAAGACCGAGAGTTCCCTCCTTTTCTCCTCCGGCTACATGGCAAACGTTGGGGTTATCTCTACCCTCGTTAAGGAGGGAGACCTGATACTCTCTGATGAGCTCAACCACGCCTCAATCATAGACGGCTGTAGGCTATCAAAGGCAACCGTTAAGGTTTATCCCCATAAAGACCTTGAGACTCTTGAATTTATCCTCTCAAAGGAGAGGAAGAACTATCGGCGCTGCCTCATCGTTACCGATTCAGTTTTCAGTATGGACGGCGATATAGCGCCTCTTGAAGGACTTTTCCGCCTTAAGAACGAATATGAGGCAGTTCTCCTTATAGACGATGCCCACGCCACAGGAGTTGTCGGCTGGTCGTCACTGGAGCTCTTTAACCTTACTCCCGACGAATCAACGGTTATTATCGGAACTCTCGGTAAAGCTCTTGGAACCTTCGGAGCTTTCGTCTGTGGAACGAAACTTTTAAAGGACTACTTAATAAACAGGTGTAGAACCTTTATCTTTACAACTGCTCTCCCGCCGGCAATAGCCTGTCAGACTTTAAAGAACCTGAAACTTGTCCCAGAGAGGATGAGAGCTCTAAGGGAAAAGATAGACTTTTTTAGGAAACTCACGGGGATTGACTCCCAGTCGGCGATATTTCCCTTTATCACGGGGAGTGAGGAGAGAGCTCTTAAACTTTCAGAGTATCTTTTAAGAGAAGGTTACCTTGTTCCTGCCATAAGACCTCCTACAGTTAAGGAGAGCAGGCTCAGGATTACCATCAACTACGAACACACGGAAGAAGAACTGAAAAGGTTGTGGGAATTAGTATCTTCGTTCAGTGAGAAGCCTTAG
- a CDS encoding response regulator: protein MRVLIVDDERSIRETLREILEEEGFEVFTEEIGTKVLERLSELEPDILILDLFLPGTSGMEVLKTLHEEGLTQKIAVIIVSGHGTVETSVKAMKLGAFDFIEKPIKYDKLLSVIESARSFLSGQRLDSRALSEFLELPLKKAREEFEKLYILEVLKKFNGDLKKAAAFMEIDISNLYRKINKYGLNHH, encoded by the coding sequence ATGAGAGTTCTAATCGTTGATGACGAGAGAAGTATCAGGGAAACCCTGAGGGAAATTCTTGAAGAGGAAGGTTTTGAGGTATTTACGGAGGAGATAGGTACTAAAGTTCTGGAAAGGCTTTCAGAGCTTGAACCCGATATCCTGATTCTTGACCTTTTCTTACCGGGAACTTCTGGCATGGAAGTTCTCAAAACACTTCACGAAGAGGGGCTAACCCAGAAAATAGCCGTAATCATAGTTTCCGGTCATGGCACTGTTGAAACTTCGGTAAAGGCCATGAAACTCGGCGCCTTTGACTTTATAGAAAAACCGATTAAGTACGATAAGCTCCTTTCAGTGATAGAGAGTGCCCGCTCTTTCCTATCCGGTCAGAGGTTAGATAGTAGAGCTCTCTCTGAATTTTTAGAACTCCCTTTAAAAAAGGCAAGGGAGGAGTTTGAGAAACTCTACATCCTTGAAGTTCTCAAAAAATTTAACGGAGACCTTAAAAAGGCGGCAGCTTTCATGGAGATAGATATATCTAACCTATATAGGAAAATTAATAAGTACGGACTCAACCACCATTAA